In Diorhabda carinulata isolate Delta chromosome 6, icDioCari1.1, whole genome shotgun sequence, a single genomic region encodes these proteins:
- the LOC130894899 gene encoding activating transcription factor 3, which produces MYNLNVDLATSAQNAVNSLLVESANSTPRTPEILNSLIAMTNPLDNYPFNDSISKKSSASGPSYGPFNSSSDSNSSSSSQVESPTTNPPSVQHTCSQLIKAGLKLTIEQKRKHQSDGEDLLDLDKAKKIKKNEYSESEEDKVKTESGLTPEDEERRRRRRERNKIAATKCRLKKRERTVNLIQESEILESQNIEFKAQVQELQQQKHTLLEMLSIHRPQCQHNIGPATREHLYRLPPVNTVMETHSYSRPASVDPNLYRVQNPEFSTRPSSVLINHVTYTKPNFSKPPSIIVEEVNDENYELSQFTNLDSSYQYSLPCHNYSGNQGYNNSGLDNGCMA; this is translated from the exons atgtataatttgaaCGTAGACTTGGCAACGTCGGCCCAAAATGCCGTTAACAG CCTCCTGGTGGAGAGCGCCAATTCCACTCCGCGCACTCCGGAAATTCTCAATTCCCTCATCGCCATGACCAATCCCCTGGACAACTACCCTTTCAACGATTCCATCTCGAAGAAATCCTCAGCCAGTGGACCTTCTTACGGACCGTTCAATTCCAGCAGCGACTCCAACAGCTCGAGCAGCAGTCAG gtGGAATCTCCCACAACGAATCCGCCGAGTGTTCAACATACCTGTTCCCAATTAATCAAAGCGGGACTCAAACTTACGATCGAACAAAAACGAAAACATCAAAGCGACGGAGAAGATCTTCTGGATTTGGACAAAGCGAAGAAGATAAAGAAGAACGAATACAGCGAATCCGAAGAGGACAAAGTCAAAACGGAAAGCGGA TTGACGCCCGAAGACGAAGAGAGACGCAGAAGGCGAAGAGAACGTAATAAAATAGCGGCGACGAAATGCCGTTTGAAAAAACGAGAAAGAACCGTCAACTTAATTCAAGAATCAGAAATCCTCGAGTCCCAAAATATAGAATTCAAAGCACAGGTACAAGAACTCCAACAACAAAAACACACCCTATTGGAGATGCTGTCAATACACAGACCGCAGTGTCAACACAACATTG gtCCAGCGACACGTGAACATCTTTACAGGCTTCCTCCAGTTAATACGGTTATGGAGACTCATTCTTATAGCAGACCCGCCTCGGTAGACCCGAATTTGTACAGGGTCCAAAATCCCGAATTCTCTACGCGACCTTCTAGTGTTTTAATCAATCACGTGACATATACGAAACCTAATTTCAGTAAACCGCCGAGTATAATTGTAGAAGAGGTAAACGATGAAAATTACGAACTTTCCCAGTTTACTAATCTCGACAGTAGTTACCAGTACAGTCTACCTTGTCATAATTATTCCGGGAATCAGGGGTATAATAATTCCGGTTTAGATAACGGATGTATGGCGTGA
- the LOC130894860 gene encoding farnesol dehydrogenase-like, with product MDRWIGHVAFVTGSSAGIGKEIAVKLVEQGLKVVGFARRKELLDELEKKLSSKKGKFYAYAGDASKEEDILNAFRWTKDNVGSISILINNAAILDVHKLSESETKIWQQQLDVNVLAPCITAREAIKQMKENKIDGHIININSIAGHKITQNFQLNLYGSTKHALTVLTEILRLELAQQGSKIKISSVSPGAVKTDMLAKAASSTSMSPNDFKSLEPADVADAVLYALSTPATVNISELTIQVVGEKL from the exons ATGGACAGGTGGATTGGACACGTGGCTTTCGTGACAGGATCTAGTGCTGGAATTGGGAAAGAAATTGCTGTGAAATTGGTTGAACAAGGTTTGAAG GTTGTCGGTTTCGCTCGAAGGAAAGAACTCTTGGATGAGCTCGAAAAGAAACTCTCCTCCAAGAAAGGAAAATTTTACGCTTACGCCGGCGATGCTTCCAAAGAAGAAGACATTTTGAATGCTTTCCGATGGACCAAAGATAACGTCGGTTCGATAAGCATTCTGATCAACAACGCCGCTATATTAGACGTACATAAATTATCAGAAAGCGAAACTAAAATATGGCAGCAACAACTGGACGTTAATGTATTAGCGCCTTGTATAACCGCCAGAGAAGCCATTAAGCagatgaaagaaaataaaattgacgggcatattataaatattaatagtattGCCGGTCATAAGAtaactcaaaattttcaattgaatttataCGGCAGTACCAAACATGCTCTAACTGTACTTACCGAAATATTGCGACTTGAACTTGCTCAACAAGgatccaaaatcaaaatatcg AGCGTAAGTCCGGGCGCAGTTAAAACAGACATGTTGGCCAAAGCAGCTTCGTCGACTTCCATGAGTCCGAATGATTTTAAATCATTAGAACCTGCAGATGTAGCAGACGCTGTTTTATACGCGTTATCAACACCGGCTACAGTTAAT ATATCTGAACTAACCATTCAAGTGGTGGGAgaaaaactttaa
- the LOC130894859 gene encoding farnesol dehydrogenase-like produces MEKWVGHVAFVTGASAGIGKAVAEELVEQGLKVIGFARRKELLDELEKKLSSKKGKFYAYAGDASKEEDILKACQWTKDNVGSISILINNAAILGLAKLSECETKIWQQQLDVNVLAPCITAREAIKQMKENKIDGHIININSTAGHKIIPNQKLNLYNSTKYALTALTETLRLQLALEGSKIRVTSISPGGVRTDMMNTAFAEFGIPADSTLSINLLEPTDIANAVLYVLSTPATVNITELTIQATGEKM; encoded by the exons atggaGAAGTGGGTTGGGCACGTTGCATTTGTGACAGGAGCCAGTGCCGGTATCGGAAAAGCCGTTGCTGAAGAATTAGTTGAACAAGGACTAAAA gTTATTGGATTTGCTCGTAGGAAAGAACTCTTGGATGAGCTCGAAAAGAAACTCTCCTCCAAGAAAGGAAAATTTTACGCTTACGCTGGCGATGCTTCCAAAGAAGAAGACATTTTGAAAGCTTGCCAATGGACCAAAGATAACGTCGGTTCAATAAGCATTCTGATCAACAACGCCGCTATACTAGGTTTAGCTAAATTATCAGAATGTGAAACTAAAATATGGCAGCAACAATTAGACGTTAATGTATTAGCACCTTGTATAACCGCCAGAGAAGCCATTAAGCagatgaaagaaaataaaatagacgGTCATATTATCAACATTAACAGTACTGCGGGTCATAAGATTATTCccaatcaaaaattgaatttatacaaTAGTACCAAATATGCTTTAACGGCATTAACAGAAACTTTGAGATTACAACTTGCTCTAGAAGGTTCCAAAATTAGGGTAACG AGTATAAGTCCGGGAGGTGTAAGAACAGATATGATGAATACTGCTTTTGCTGAATTCGGAATACCTGCAGATTCTacattatcaattaatttacTAGAACCTACTGATATAGCAAATGCAGTTTTATATGTACTTTCTACACCAGCTACTGTAAAT ataaCCGAACTCACCATTCAAGCAACTGgagaaaaaatgtaa
- the LOC130895100 gene encoding protein transport protein Sec61 subunit gamma, which produces MDQIAKFVEPGKQFAKDSIRLVKRCTKPDRREFQKIAIATAIGFCIMGFIGFFVKLIHIPINNIIVGS; this is translated from the exons atggATCAGATTGCAAAATTCGTTGAACCTGGAAAACAATTCGCTAAAGATTCTATAAGATTAGTTAAAAGGTGTACTAAACCTGATAGACGAG AGTTCCAGAAAATAGCGATTGCTACTGCCATTGGATTCTGCATCATGGGTTTTATAGGATTCTTTGTAAAACTTATTCATATCCCAATTAACAACATTATTGTGGgatcataa